The region TCAAGCAATGTATAAGTGGAAAGACGTAATTAACGATCATAAATATGCCAATAATTACGATTACAACAAAGCTGTATATTTAATGAGCGAGTTTGATATGTTAGAAAATGGCTTTTTAATGATTAAAGAAGATCCAAGTTTTTCTTCGCCAATTGCAACCCTTTTTTACGAGTACTACAACGATGTAAATTCGCTAAAAAACGAATTAATTTCAAAAAAGTCTAAAATACAATGCATTGTTTCTAAAGACTTTACAGAACACGAAATTGTTTTCGGAAACACCCAATCCCCAAAGCTGTGGGATTATGCCGATAACGTTGATACTGTGGCGTTTTTATTAAAAATTTAGCATAAAAAATATTAATTTTATTATATAAATTCATCAATTATTTACCACCTTTGTGCTTATCACAAAATTATCGAAATAATGAAAAAACACAATTTTAGTGCTGGCCCATGTATTCTTCCTCAAGAAGTATTACTTAAAGCTTCAGAAGCCGTAATCGATTTTAACAATAGCGGTTTATCTCTAATTGAAATATCGCACAGAAGCAAACCTTTTATTGAGGTTATGGAAAATGCTAGTGCATTAGCTATAGAATTACTTGGCTTAGAAGGCAAAGGCTACAAAGCATTATTTTTACAAGGTGGCGCAAGCACTCAATTTTTAATGGCTGCGTACAATTTATTAGAAACTAAAGCAGGCTATTTAAACACTGGTACTTGGGCTGCAAAATCCATAAAAGAAGCCAAACTTTTTGGAGATGTTGTAGAAGTTGCTTCGTCTAAAGACGCAAACTACAATTATATTCCTAAAGGGTTTACAGTACCTTCAGACTTAGATTATTTTCACTGTACATCTAACAACACCATATTCGGTACACAAATAAAAGAATTTCCTACGAGTCCTGTACCTATGGTTTGCGACATGAGTAGTGATATTTTCTCTAGAACGCTAGACTTTTCTAAATTCGACTTAATTTATGCTGGTGCTCAAAAAAACATGGGGCCTGCAGGAACAACTCTTATTGTAATAAAAGAAGACGTTTTAGGTAAAGTAACTCGCGCAATCCCATCTATGCTAGATTACAAAAATTTTATAGACAAAGACAGTATGTTTAACACACCTCCTGTTTTTGCTGTATACACCTCTATGTTAACCCTACAATGGTTAAAAGATTTGGGTGGAATTGCTGCTATTGAAAAAGAAAACGAAAAGAAAGCCCAATTAATGTATTCTGAAATAGATTTAAACCCATTATTTAAAGGGTTTGCAGCTAAAGAAGACCGCTCTATAATGAATGCAACTTTTAACTTAGTAGACGAAAGTTTAAAAGACACTTTTGACGCTTTAGCAAAAGAAGCTGGTATGAATGGTATTAACGGACACAGAAGTGTTGGTGGATACAGAGCTTCTATGTATAACGCTTTACCTT is a window of Formosa sediminum DNA encoding:
- the serC gene encoding 3-phosphoserine/phosphohydroxythreonine transaminase gives rise to the protein MKKHNFSAGPCILPQEVLLKASEAVIDFNNSGLSLIEISHRSKPFIEVMENASALAIELLGLEGKGYKALFLQGGASTQFLMAAYNLLETKAGYLNTGTWAAKSIKEAKLFGDVVEVASSKDANYNYIPKGFTVPSDLDYFHCTSNNTIFGTQIKEFPTSPVPMVCDMSSDIFSRTLDFSKFDLIYAGAQKNMGPAGTTLIVIKEDVLGKVTRAIPSMLDYKNFIDKDSMFNTPPVFAVYTSMLTLQWLKDLGGIAAIEKENEKKAQLMYSEIDLNPLFKGFAAKEDRSIMNATFNLVDESLKDTFDALAKEAGMNGINGHRSVGGYRASMYNALPLSSVAALVEVMSELERKA